A window of Micromonospora sp. WMMC415 genomic DNA:
GACGGACGGCGGGCGCGCCCATCACGGGGGTGGGCGCGCCCGCCACGTCGCCGGGTGGGCCCGCCACGCCGTCCGGTTTGTCCATGATCGCGACTGGATCGTCGGCCGCCGGCGGGGCCGGGGGCGGCGGCGGTCGTGGCATGCTCGGTGCCGTGACCGCACGCCCCGCCTGTACCACCCTCGTCGGCCGCCAGCGTGAACTGGCCGCACTGCGGGACGCGCTCGCGCGGACCCGAGCCGGCGAGCCGACCACCGTCCTGGTCGGCGGCGAGGCCGGGGTCGGCAAGACCCGGCTGCTGGAGGAGTTCGGCGGCGCCGCCGACGGGGTCCGGCTGCTCGTCGGGCAGTGCCTGGAACTCGGCGAGGCGGGCCTGCCCTTCGCGCCGATCGCGGCGGCGCTGCGCGCGGTGTTGCGCCGCGACGGCCCCGCCGTCTTCGACGGGTACGAGGCGGAGTTCGCCCGGCTCCTGCCGGAGCTGGCCCGGGGCCCGCTCGGAGCCGCGCCGCCGCCGTCCTCCGACGCCCCGCGCGGTTACCTGTTCGACCTGGTCGCCGAGCTGTTCGCACGCCTCGCCGACGAGCAGCCGCTGGTGCTGCTCATCGAGGACCTGCACTGGGCCGACCGCTCCACCCGGGACCTGATCGGCTTCCTCGTCCGGGCGGCCCGCGCCGACCGCCTACTGCTGGTCTGCACGTACCGCAGCGACGAACTGCACCGGGGGCACCCGCTGCGGCCGTTCCTGGCCGAGCTGGACCGGGCCCGGGGCGTCGAGCGGATGGAGCTGAGCCGGCTGGACCGGGACGGCACCGGGGCGGTGCTGGCCGGCCTGCTCGGCGCCGAGCCGGCCGCCCGCGCGGTCGACGACATCCACGACCGCACGCAGGGCAACCCCCTCTTCATCGAGGAGCTGGCCGCCGCGGGTGACCCGATCGGCTGCGCCGCCCTGCCGGAGACGCTGCGCGACCTGCTGCTCGCCCGGGTGGACCGGCTCCCGGAGCCGGCGCAGCGGGTGTTGCGCATCGCCGCCGCCGGCGGCACCCGGTTCGCCCACGAACTGCTCGCCGAGGTCGCCGGCCTGCCGGACGCCGACCTGGAGGAAGCGCTGCGCGCCGCCGTCGCCGCCCAGCTCGTGGTGGCCGACCCGGAGGGCGACTACGAGTTCCGGCACGCGCTGGTCCGCGAGGCCGTCCACGACGAGCTGCTGCCCGGGGAACACGCCCGGCTGCACGCCCGCTGGGCCGCCGCCATCGAGGCGCAGCCCCGCCTGGTCGCCGCCGGGCGCGCGCCCGCCGAGATCGCCCACCACTGGTACGCCGCGCACGACCACGCCCGCGCGCTGGTCGCCGCGCGGACGGCGGCGTGCGCGGCGGCCGACCGCTACGCGTACGCCGAGCAGAGCCGGCTGCTGGAACGGACGCTGGAATTGTGGGAGCTGGTCCCCGACGCGGCCGACCGGCTCGGCATGGACCACCTCGCCCTGCTGGAGGAGACGATCGCGGCGGCCACCACCGCCGGGGACTACCATCGCGCCCTCACCCTGACCCGGGCCGCGCTGGCCGAGGTGGACGGGACCGCGGAGCCGCTGCGCGCCGCCCGGCTGCTCGACCGGCGCGGCCGGATGCTCGCCATGCTCGGCAAGAGCGACGGCGCCGCCGAGCTGCGGGAGGCGTACCGGCTGGCGGCCGGGGCGCCGGACGGCCCCGAGCGGTTGCACCTGCTCGCCGACGTCGCCGCCCACGTCGCCCGCGTGGACCGGGCCGAGGGTGCGTTGCTGGCCGCCGACGTGCTCGCGGCGGCGCACGCCTCGGGTGTCGACAACGCCGAGCTCCCGGTGAAGGTCGTCGCGCTGCTGCGCCGCGCCGACCACGCGACGGATCTGGGGCTGGCCGAGCTGCGCCGCTCCGAGGCGTTGGCCCGGGCCGCCGGCGCCGCGCCGGCGCTGGTCGGTGCCCTGGTGCACATCTCCGACGTGCTGTTCGAGCTGGGCCGGTACGAAGAATCGGCCCGCGCCGCCGCCGACGGCGTGGCCGAGGCGCGCCGGGTCGGGATCAGCCGCTCAACCGGGGCTTACCTGCTGTCCAACCGGGCCGAGGCGCTGCTCGCCCTGGGCCGGTGGGCGGAGGCGGACGAGGTGCTCGCCGACGCCGCCCGCATCGACCCGCCGGGCGTCACCGGCTCGCACTGGCTCCAGTTGTGTGCCGCGCTGCGGCTGGCCCAGGGCCACCCGGCCGTCGACGAGACGATCGGCCGGTCGCTGAGCTTCCTCACCAAGCCGTACCTGCACCCGCACCAGCGGCTGCCCCTGATCGAGCTGCGGCTGGAGGCCGCCCTCGCCGCCGACGACCGGCCCGAGGCGCGGCGGGCCGCGGCGGCGGCACTGGCCGACAGCAGCGTCGCCGACCATCCCCGGTACGGCTGGCCGGTGCTGACCGCCCTCGCCCGCGCCGCCCGCCACGTCGGCGACGACGACCTCGCCGCCCGGACGGCCGACCTCGCCGCCGCCGTTCCGGTGCGCTTCCCCGCCGAGCGGGCGTACGCCGCCCAGGTCGCGGCGACGGTGGGCGGGTCGGTCCCCGCCGGCGGGCCGGTCGCCGTGCCCGCCGCCCGGGCCTCCGTGGAAGCCGGCGACACCGGCGCGCTGACCCGGTGGCGGGCGGCCGTGGCGGCCTGGCGGGCCGACGGGCAGCCGTACCCGCTGGCCCGGGCGCTGCTCGCGCTGGCCGAGGTGGCCGCCGCGACGGGGGAGCGGGACGAGGTGGCGGCGGCCGTCGCGGAGACGGCCGCGCTCGCCGACCGGCTCGGTGCCGCGCCGCTGGCCGAGCAGGCGGCGACCCTCGCCCGGCGGGTCGGGCTGCGCGGCGCGAACCGGGGCCGTCCCGGTGCGGACCTGCTGACCGAGCGCGAGCGGGAGGTGCTGCGGCTGGTCGCCGAGGGGCACAGCAACAGCCGGATCGCCGAGCAGTTGTTCATCTCGCCGAAGACCGCCAGCGTCCACGTCTCGCGCATCATCGCCAAGCTGGACGTGCACAACCGGGTCGAGGCCGCCGCCGTCGCCCACCGCCTGGGCCTGCTGGCCGAAACCCGCTGACCGCCGGGACGGTCAGCGGCCGGGTGGCGGGGTGGTCCGGGTGGCCGGCAGGTAGATGCGCCAGCCGGGGATCGTGTGCCGGCTGGCCGGCTGCGCGTCGAGTCGGGTCGCGAGGGGGGAGCCCTCCGGGGCGACCCAGGCCGCCCGGGGGTCCGCGTCCACCGCGCGCCGGTAGGGGCGGTACCGGTCGTGGCCGGGGCTCAGGTGGTCGTCGACGACCGCGCAGAGGACCTCCTCCCCGGTGGCGAAGATGAGCCGGTTGCAGGTCCAGTAGCCGCCGTACACGTGCCGGACGTCCAGCGCGCGCAGGGCGCGGACGAGGCCGGCGTGCCGGTCCTCGGCGGCCCGGTGCGCGGGCGCGGCGGAGACCGCCCCGCCGGTGGCGACGGCCGCGCCGCCGAGCGTCGCGGCGAGCACCGCCGCGGCGGCGACCCGGCGGGCGCCACCGGCCCGCCCCGACCGCCGCCGGGCCGCCTCCCACACCGGCCACAGCAGCACGGGTACGGAGATGAGCAGGCAGGACAGGTACCGGGAGCTCTCGACCGGGGTACGGCCCGACGCGCTGCTCGCCGCGTAGACGGCCAGCGTCAGCACGGCCGCCCCGACCAGGGCCAGCGCGAGGGCCGCCCCGACCGGACGGGCCGCGCCGGCCTCGTCGGGTCGCCCGTCCGCGGCGTCCGGCAGCCGCCCCGGGCCGGCGACCGTCGGGACACCTCGCGGCGGCGTCGGGGCGCGCAGCCGGCGCCACGCCGTGACGGCGGCGGCGATCAGGAGCAGCGGCAGGGCGGCCGACCACCACAGCTGCCAGCCGGCGCACCGGCCGGGCGAGCAGAAGCCCATGCCCAGCGCCGGCCCGAGCACCAGCGCGCCGTGCAGCCGCTCGGCCCAGCCGGCGGGTTCCCCGGCGCCACCGGCGGCCAGCACGGCGGCGAGCGGGCTGCGCCCCGACGCCAGGGCGTCGACCAGCAGCGGTGCCGCACCGGCCAGCGCGCCGAGGCCGAGCAGGGCGCCCGCCCGGCCGCGCAGGTCCCGCCACCGGAACGCCACCAGCACCGCCCCGGCGGCGGCCACGTACGGCAGGACCAGCGGGTCCACCCACACCATCAGGCCGGCGAGGAACCCCCACACCGCCCAGCGGGGCAGCCCGCGTCCGGGCCGGCCGGCCGCCAGGTCGTACGCGAGCAGGGCGAGGGCCACCCCGGCGGCGTTCATCTCCGGGTACCCGCCGCCGGCGATGAGCTGGTTCTTGACGATCCGGTCCGAGCCGGACGCGAGCAGGACGGCGACCAGCAGCGCGTACCACCGGTCCCCGGTGAGCCGCCCCGCGAGGCGCCAGGCCAGCAGGACGAACACCGCGTACAGGGCCAGGGTGGGCAGGCGCAGCGTCAGGGTGGACGGCCCGACGAGCGCGAACAGCGGTGCGGCCAGGTACGCCTCCAGCGTCCCCATGTACGCCTGACCGTAGAACCAGACCGGGAACTCCCGCCCCTGCGCGACGTGCAGGGCGGCGAGCCCCATGGTGGCCTCGTCGCTGTTGGTCGGCGGCGTGGCGTGCAGCAGCAGACCGAGGCGGTACGCGACCCCGGCGAGGATCGCCAGGAGGGCCAGCGCGTCGGGCAGCCGGTACCACCGGGCCCGCGGCAGCGCGCGCAGCGCGGCGCGGTGCTCCTCGCGTACCCCGGTGGTCATGGGCCGATCATGGCACCCGGTCGGTGGTCCGCGCGGCGCGGTGCCCGACGCGGCGGCCGGGTGTCGTCAGCCGGCGGTGCCGACCGGGGCGGCCCGGCGGGCCTCCAGGGCCTGCTGGTAGAGCCGGCCGGCGCGGTACGACGAGCGCACCAGCGGGCCGCTCATCACCCCGGCGAAGCCGATCTCCTCGGCCTCCTCGCGCAGCTCGACGAACTCCTCCGGCTTGACCCACCGCTCCACCGGGTGGTGGCGGGGGGAGGGGCGCAGGTACTGCGTGATGGTGATCAGCTCGCAGCCGGCCTCGTGCAGGTCGCGCAGCGCCTGGGAGACCTCGGCGCGCTCCTCGCCCATGCCGAGGATGAGGTTGCTCTTGGTGACCAGGCCGTCGGCGCGGGCCTGCCGGATCACGTCGAGGGAACGCTCGTAGCGGAACGCGGGCCGGATCCGCTTGAAGATCCGCGGCACGGTCTCGACGTTGTGGGCGAGCACCTCCGGCCGCGACCCGAACACCTCGGCGAGCTGCGCGGGGACGGCGTTGAAGTCGGGGATCAGCAGCTCGACGCCGCAGCCGGGCTGGAGGGCGTGGATCTGCCGGACGGTCTCGGCGTAGAGCCAGGCCCCGCCGTCGGGCAGGTCGTCCCGGGCGACGCCGGTGATGGTGGCGTACCGCAGGCCCATCGAGACCACCGACTCGGCGACCCGGCGCGGCTCGTCGGCGTCGAACTCGGCCGGCTTCCCGGTGTCGATCTGGCAGAAGTCGCAGCGGCGGGTGCACTGGTCACCGCCGATGAGGAAGGTGGCCTCCCGGTCCTCCCAGCACTCGTAGATGTTGGGACAGCCGGCCTCCTGGCAGACGGTGTGCAGCCCCTCGCGCGAGACGAGCCCGCGCAGCTGGGTGTACTCCGGGCCCATCTTGGCCTTGACCTTGATCCACGGTGGCTTGCGCTCGATCGGCGTCTCGGCGTTGCGCGCCTCGATCCGCAGGAGACGCCGCCCCTCGGGGGCGGGCGTCGCGGTGCGCGCTGCCTGGCCGGTCGTCGGCGCGGAGTGCTCGATCGTCACAGAGTCGAGCCTACGCCCGACGGCGGGTGTCGATGCACGTCGGGCGACCGCCGTCACGCCCCCACCCTTGTGACGCCGGACACCACCGCACAAAAATCCCCGTCACATCCATCCCGCCGGGGTGCTAGCGTGCGCCGCAGAGCTGTGACGGAGCCGAGTAGCGCCCCGCCCCGCCAGTTGAAGAGAGCCGCCGGTTGCTGCGAGGCGGTCTGGCAGCGGGCCGCGAAGACCCTCCCGAGCTGCGGGAAGAACGGTAAGGAAGGGCCCCTTCTCAACGCCTCCGGTAGAGGAAGGGTCCCTTCCTAACACCCAGTAGACCCCGCCCGGCTGGCCCCGGTGAAAAGGCGACGAACGAGGCTCCCGCTCCGGCGGGGGCGAAGGTGTGGTGGCACCGCGAGGACCCGCTCGCCCACACCTCCCGGGATGGCGTTGCGACCAGACCGAGGAGGTACCCGCCGTGCAACGCATCCTTTCCACCCAGCTTTCCGCCCATGTCGGCGAACCTGTTCGGGTCGCCGGCTGGGTTCACCGCCGCCGGCTGCTCAAGTCGGTGGCCTTCCTGATCCTCCGGGACGCGGCCGGGCTCGCCCAGGTCGTGGTCACCGAGCCCGAGGCCCGCGCGGCCGTCGAGGCCCTTACCGAGGAGACCGTCGTCGAGGTGGTCGCCACGGTGGTCGCCAACCCGGCGGCGCCCGCCGGGGTCGAGCTCACCGCGCCGACGGTACGCCCGCTCGGCCCGCCCGCCGTGCCGCCGCCGTTCGACCTGTATCGGCCGGCGCTCACCGCGGGCCTCCCCACCCAACTGGACCACGCGCCCGTCGCGCTGCGGCATCCGGTGCGCTCGGCCGCGCTGCGCGTCTCGGCGGCGGCGGTCGCCGGCTTCCGGGCCGCCCTCGACGCCCGTGGGTTCGTGGAGATCCATACCCCGAAGGTGGTGGCTTCCTCCACCGAGAGCGGCGCGAACGTGTTCGCCCTGGACTGGTTCGGCCGGCCCGCGTACCTGGCGCAGTCGCCGCAGTTCTACAAGCAGCTCATGGTGGGCGTCTTCGAGCGGGTGTACGAGGTCGGGCCGGTGTTCCGGGCCGAGCCGCACGACACCGCCCGGCACCTGGCGCAGTACACGTCCCTCGACGCCGAACTGGGTTTCGTCACCGACCACCGGGACGTGATGGCGGTGCTGCGGGACACCCTGGCCGGGATGCTCGACGCGGTCGGCGACCGGGCCGGTGCCGCGCTCGCCACGCTCGGCGTGACCGCGCCGGAGGTGCCGGCCGGGATCCCCGCGGTGCACTTCACCGAGGCGCTGAAGATCGCCGGTGCCCCGGCGGACGAGCCCGACCTCGCCCCGGCACACGAGCGTGCGCTGGGGGAGTGGGCACGGCGGGAGCACGGCTCGGATTTCCTCTTCGTCACCGGCTACCCGATGGCGAAGCGGCCCTTCTACACCCATCCGGACCCGGCGCGGCCGGCGTACTCGAACGGGTTCGACCTGCTCTTTCGGGGCGTGGAACTGGTCACCGGCGGGCAGCGGCTGCACCGGCACGCCGACTACCTGGCGGCGCTCGCGTCGCGTGGCGAGCCGGTCGAGCCGTACGCCGGCTACGTGGACGCGTTCCGGCACGGGATGCCGCCGCACGGCGGCTTCGCGATCGGCCTGGAGCGCTTCGTGGCCCGGCTGACCGGCGCGGGCAACGTCCGGGAGGTGACCGCCTTCCCACGCGACCTGCACCGCCTCACGCCGTAACCTCCCCGACGGGTGCCGGTTGATCAAGAGGTTTACGGATGAACCATCACCGCGACGCAGACCTCTTGATCGACTCGGCGGGCGGCGCGGCGGGTTCGCGGCGGTCATTCCCGGGGGTTCTCCCGGAGCGGTCGGACGGCGGCGGGGACCGGCGCGCGGCCCGGCCGCAGGTAGCGGATGGTGAAGCTGCCGGTGTAGCCGAACAGGGGCCCGAACCGGCGGTTCGTCACCGCCACCTCGATGCGGAACCGCCCGGCCCGGTCGTCGTACCACTCGCGCAGGTGGACCTCCCCGGTCACGGTGGCCGGGCAGCGCAGCCCGCCGCGCGCGCGGTAGGTGCCGCTGCGGATCGTGAGGGCGCCGGCGGCGTCGACGGCGGGGTGCAGGTCGACCGCCAGGTGCTGGTGGGTCCCGAGGTAGTCGACCAGCACGGCCCGCCGTTCGCTCCACACCATGGTGGCGTCGAAGCGCCGCCGGCGGTCCGGTGCGACCTGGAAGGTCCGGACGAAGGTCAGCGTCGGGCGGCCGTAGGAGTCGGTGTAGGCGTAGTTCTCGATGGTGAAGGGGATGTCGACGCCGGTCTCCGGGAACAGGATGTGCCGCAGGGTGCCGAGGTGCAGGAACGGCAGGGTGAAGGCGGCACCCCGCCAGACGCGGTCCATCACCCCGGTGCCCACGCAGCCCAGGTGGGTGTCGCCGTCGACGTCGAAGCGGCGCCGCAACTCGGGGTGGAGCCGGTCGAAGTCGGCACCCAGGGCGGTACGGAAGACGGCGGTCACAGCTTCTCCACCTCCTCGGGTGCCCGGGCGGCGAGGCGGTCCGGTGGTCGGCGTCGACAGCGGCGGGCCGCGGGGGTGTGCGGACGCGGCGGTACGGCCAGCGCGGCCACCGTGCTGCCGAGGACGGTGAGGGCCACCGTGGCGGCCGGGAGGCCGGAGCCGGCGGCGAACGCTCCGGCGGCCAGCACCCCGAGGAGCCGTACGGCGATCTCCCGGGCGGCGTTGCGCCGGGCGCGCTCCGGGGTGACGCCGTGCTCCAGCCAGAGCCGTAGCCGGTCGAACGACCAGGCGGTGGCCCACCCGAACACCGGGCGGAAGCCGAGGTCGGCGGCGCGCCCCAGGGGTCCCCAGCGTGGTGTGTAGGTGTAGCCGGTGAGGAACCGCACCCCGTCCGGACCCGGCAGGTAGCGCCAGTAGCCGGCACCGGCCGCGATCAACGAGCGTGGGTCGTCGGAGCCGAACAGCAGCGCGGAGGTGCGACTGCCGTCCGGCCGGTTCCGCTCGCCGGCGTGCACACCCCAGCCGGCGATCGTGACGCCGGGGGCCACCCGCGTGGCGTACCGGAACCGGGCGGGCGGGCCACCCGGCAGCGGGTCGATCCGGCCGAAGCGGACGTCCCACCGGCGATGTTGGACGGGGTCCTGCGTCATCCGCCACACCTCGGTGACGGGTGCGCCGATGACTGTCTCGACGTAGACGGGTCGCATACCGCCCCTCACTCTTGAGCAAGTGCTCAAGAGTGAGGGTAGAGCGATTTGAGCAATCGCTCAAGAGGGTCTTCCGCTCAGTCCGGGGTGCCGAGCCGGTGCCGCAGCCCGGCCAGGACGACGTCGAGTCCGCCCCGGAACTCGTCGTCGGGACCGATGGCGCGGGCCGTGCCGGCGGTGTCCGCCAGGTACGGGAAGTCGTCGCGCGGCAGCCGGGCCAGCGCGGCGGTGCCGGCGCCGGAGAGCGGGCCGAGGTGGTCACTGCTGAGGGCGCCGACGAGGTAGCTGATCAGGGTCCGGAAGGCCACGACGCGGTCGGCGCCGGTGAGGCCGGCGCCGGCCAGGATCCGCAGCAGCACTTCGCCGCAGCGCATGACCTGGACGTTGGTGTGCCGGTGGCTGAGGAACAGCGGGACCACCGCCGGGTGGGCGCGCACGGCGTCCCGGACGCGGCCGAGCACGTCGGCGACCTGGTCGGTCCACTCGGCGCTTTGGGTCACGGTGAGATCGAGGGAGGCCAGCACCCGGTCGACGACCAGGGCCTCCACCTCGCGGCGGTCGGCGACGTACCGGTAGAGCGACATGGTCCCGACGCCCAGTTCGGCCGCGACGGTGCGCATCGAGAGCTGGTCGAGGCCCGCGCGGTCGATGACGGCGAGCGCCGCGGTGGCGATGCGGTCGTGGTCCAGGGATCGGGGTCGCGGCATGGCCTTGACAGAGTACGCCATACGCCTAACCATGTTAGGGGTACGGCGTACGCAAACGGGGAGGGTGCTGTGACGCGACGATTCACGCCCGGGCGACGGATACCGGCGACAACCCTGACGGCGGTGGCCGGAGGCGAGATCCGCCTGCCCGATCCGGACGGGCTGCTGCACCTTCAGTTCCGCCGCTTCGCCGGGTGCCCGATCTGCAACCTGCACCTGCGGTCGGTGGTCCGCCGGCACGACGAGATCACCGCCGCCGGCGTCCGTGAGGTGGTCTTCTTCCATTCGCCGGCGGACGAGCTGCTCCCGTACGCCGAGGAACTGCCGTTCCCGCTCGTCGCCGATCCCGAGCGCCGGTTCTACCGCGAGTTCGGGGTGGAGGCCGGCCCACGGTCCCTGCTCGACCCCCGCGCGTGGCGGGCGATCCTGCTGGGTGTCGTCCTCGACGTGGTGGCGGTGCTGCGCCGCCGGCAGCGGCCGCCCCGCCTGCGGCAGCCGGCCGGCCGGTTGGGCCTGCCGGCCGACCTCCTCGTCGCCGCCGATGGCCGGGTGCTCGCCGCGCGGTACGGCGCGCACGCCGACGACCAGTGGTCGGTGGACGAGCTGCTCGCCGCCGTCCGGGACCACCGGAGCGAGCCCGCCGGTGCCGACACCTGACCGGGATCAGGCGAGCAGGGTCGGCAGGCGGCGCTCGACCACCGGGAGGACGTCCGTCACGGTGACCGGGCGGCCCAGCTCGGCGGTCAGCGAGGTGACACCGGCGTCGCGGATGCCGCAGGGCACGATCCGGTCGAAGTGCGCCAGGTCGCAGTCACAGTTGATCGAGAAACCGTGCAGGGTGACGCCGCGGGCGACCCGGATGCCGATGGCGGCGACCTTGCGGGCGGGGCCGCGGTCGTCCTCGGGGACCCACACGCCGCTGCGCCCCTCGACCCGGCCGGCGGTCAGCCCGAACTCGGCGCACACGTCGATCAGCATCTGTTCGGTGCGCCGCACGTACGCGACCACGTCGACCGGGTCGGGCAGGCGCAGGATGGGGTAGCCGACCAGTTGACCCGGGCCGTGCCAGGTGATCTTGCCGCCACGGTCGACGTCGATGACCGGGGTGCCGTCCATCGGCCGGTCCCACGGCTCGGTGCGCTTGCCGGCGGTGTAGACGCTGTGGTGCTCCAGCAGCAGCACGGTGTCGCCGCGCTCGCCGGCCACCACGGACTCGTGCAGCCGGCGCTGCTCCTCCCAGGCTGCCTCGTAGTCGAGGACGCCGGCGCGGACGGCCGTGAGGCCGGAGGTCGTCGTGGTCACGGCCCCAGCGTAGTCCCGTACCCGCCGGTCACCCCCGCACGTGAGCCGGCTCACCGGGTCGGTCGGTCCTGCGGGATCCGCCAGACCCACACGTCCTGGACGCGTTCCGGCTCGCCGAACAGCGCGGTCGCGGCACGGCGTACCGCCTCCTGGTTGACCGCCCACTTCGCGCCGTGCACCCGGTCGGGGAGCACCACCGCCTCGATCCGCCAGTGCCGGAGGTCGGCCCGAACCTCCCTGATCGTGCCCTCGGTGACGATGGGCACCGCGCCGAACCGGGCGGCCTGGTCCATCAGCGTGCTCAGCAGCCGGGGCGGCGGGCCGATCCGGCCCCGCCCGTCCGGCCCGCCCGGACCGAGGAAGAACCCGGACGGGATGGCGAACTCGCCCTGCCGGTGGGAGAGGGCGTACGCCTGCCAGCGTTGCCCGTCCGGGTAGACGTCGAGGGCCAGCGGCACCGGCGTGAGCACCCCGCCGGGCGACACGTACTCCCGCCACGTGCCGGAGGTGAAGAACCGGGGGACCGGTTCCCGCTCGATCGTCAGCAGCGGGACGGGCAGCAGCGGCACCAGGGCCACCGTGAACGCGGCCAGCCACGCCGCCCGGGCCGGTCGCGACCGCGGCGGGTCGGCGCGCAGGGCGTCGACCGCGTACGCGAGCAGCACGCCGATCACCGGCGCCACCACCAGCGCCAGGCGGGCCGGCAGCGCGGCGTTCACCACGGGGAGGTGGCCCACCAGGTCGAAGGGCATCGGCAGGTCGGTGCGCCGGCCGTCGACCTTGGCCACCGGGCCGAACGACAGCACCGTGAAGACGACCGCCACCGCGCCGAGCGCCCAGAGGGTGGCCCGCTGCGGCGCCCGGGCCCGGCGCCACAGCAGCACCACGGCGGCGACGGTCAGGAGCAGCAGGGGGAGCCCGAAGAACGAGTTCTCCTCGGTCGGGTTCGGCGCGAGGCCGGTCCGCAGCCCGGCCTCGCCGGCGAGCGAACGGCTGGGGTACGCCGTGTACGAGGCGATGTCCTCGGAGTGGATCACCGCGTCGAAGCCGGTGCCGTGGAACCGTTGCGGGCCGGCGAAGTGCAGCCACAGCGGGTACGCCAGCAGCACGGCGGCCACCAGCGCCGTCACTCCGAGACCGCCGAGGAAGCCGGGCAGCGCCGCCCGGGCCTCGGCGCGGCCCTGCGGGTGCAGCGCCCGGACGCCGACGAAGAGGCCGAGGGCGAGCGCGGTGAAGAAGAGGCCCTCGGCCGCGATGGAGAACGCCACCGCGACCAGCACGCCGAGGATCACCCCGTTGCGGATCCGGTGTTCGGGGCGGCGCAGCGCGAAGGTCCGCCAGACCAGCAGCGGCACCAGCCAGCCGGCGGTCCAGTTCAGGTGGGCGTTGGCGTGCGAGACCATGCCGGGGGCGAAGCCGATGAACAGCCCGCCGAGGCCGGCGGCCAGCGGGCCGCGGCCGAACTGCCGGTTGAGCAGCCAGTACCAGGCCAGCGCCGTGGCGGTGAGGTTCAGCGTGAGGATCACCAGGAAGGTCGCCGGCGGTCCGATCAGGTACGTCAGCGGTGCGAAGACGGCCGCGTACACGGTGATCGAGGTGTTGACCGCGAGGTTGACCCCGTCCGGGACGTTGATCAGGTAGGTGAAGAGCGGGTTCTGCCCGTGCGTGAGGGCGTGCCCGCCGAAGGCCAGCAGCCACTCGAACAGCGCCTGGTCGCTGGAGTTGACCGTGATCGCCCGCCCGTTCGGGTCGCGCCACAGGCCACTGGTCACCCACCCGGCCAGGGCGAGCGCGGCGAGGGCGACAGCCAGGTCGGCCCGGCGGTCACGGACGGCCCGGACCGGTGGGACGGGGGCGGGAGCCAGGGACGGGGAGGTCGGCACGCAGCGGACGTTACCAACCGGACCCGGACACGCCGGACAGACCTGCAAGGAAGGGCCCCT
This region includes:
- the lipA gene encoding lipoyl synthase gives rise to the protein MTAVARRASTPAVGRRLDSVTIEHSAPTTGQAARTATPAPEGRRLLRIEARNAETPIERKPPWIKVKAKMGPEYTQLRGLVSREGLHTVCQEAGCPNIYECWEDREATFLIGGDQCTRRCDFCQIDTGKPAEFDADEPRRVAESVVSMGLRYATITGVARDDLPDGGAWLYAETVRQIHALQPGCGVELLIPDFNAVPAQLAEVFGSRPEVLAHNVETVPRIFKRIRPAFRYERSLDVIRQARADGLVTKSNLILGMGEERAEVSQALRDLHEAGCELITITQYLRPSPRHHPVERWVKPEEFVELREEAEEIGFAGVMSGPLVRSSYRAGRLYQQALEARRAAPVGTAG
- a CDS encoding helix-turn-helix transcriptional regulator; this translates as MLGAVTARPACTTLVGRQRELAALRDALARTRAGEPTTVLVGGEAGVGKTRLLEEFGGAADGVRLLVGQCLELGEAGLPFAPIAAALRAVLRRDGPAVFDGYEAEFARLLPELARGPLGAAPPPSSDAPRGYLFDLVAELFARLADEQPLVLLIEDLHWADRSTRDLIGFLVRAARADRLLLVCTYRSDELHRGHPLRPFLAELDRARGVERMELSRLDRDGTGAVLAGLLGAEPAARAVDDIHDRTQGNPLFIEELAAAGDPIGCAALPETLRDLLLARVDRLPEPAQRVLRIAAAGGTRFAHELLAEVAGLPDADLEEALRAAVAAQLVVADPEGDYEFRHALVREAVHDELLPGEHARLHARWAAAIEAQPRLVAAGRAPAEIAHHWYAAHDHARALVAARTAACAAADRYAYAEQSRLLERTLELWELVPDAADRLGMDHLALLEETIAAATTAGDYHRALTLTRAALAEVDGTAEPLRAARLLDRRGRMLAMLGKSDGAAELREAYRLAAGAPDGPERLHLLADVAAHVARVDRAEGALLAADVLAAAHASGVDNAELPVKVVALLRRADHATDLGLAELRRSEALARAAGAAPALVGALVHISDVLFELGRYEESARAAADGVAEARRVGISRSTGAYLLSNRAEALLALGRWAEADEVLADAARIDPPGVTGSHWLQLCAALRLAQGHPAVDETIGRSLSFLTKPYLHPHQRLPLIELRLEAALAADDRPEARRAAAAALADSSVADHPRYGWPVLTALARAARHVGDDDLAARTADLAAAVPVRFPAERAYAAQVAATVGGSVPAGGPVAVPAARASVEAGDTGALTRWRAAVAAWRADGQPYPLARALLALAEVAAATGERDEVAAAVAETAALADRLGAAPLAEQAATLARRVGLRGANRGRPGADLLTEREREVLRLVAEGHSNSRIAEQLFISPKTASVHVSRIIAKLDVHNRVEAAAVAHRLGLLAETR
- a CDS encoding TetR/AcrR family transcriptional regulator; protein product: MAYSVKAMPRPRSLDHDRIATAALAVIDRAGLDQLSMRTVAAELGVGTMSLYRYVADRREVEALVVDRVLASLDLTVTQSAEWTDQVADVLGRVRDAVRAHPAVVPLFLSHRHTNVQVMRCGEVLLRILAGAGLTGADRVVAFRTLISYLVGALSSDHLGPLSGAGTAALARLPRDDFPYLADTAGTARAIGPDDEFRGGLDVVLAGLRHRLGTPD
- the aspS gene encoding aspartate--tRNA(Asn) ligase produces the protein MQRILSTQLSAHVGEPVRVAGWVHRRRLLKSVAFLILRDAAGLAQVVVTEPEARAAVEALTEETVVEVVATVVANPAAPAGVELTAPTVRPLGPPAVPPPFDLYRPALTAGLPTQLDHAPVALRHPVRSAALRVSAAAVAGFRAALDARGFVEIHTPKVVASSTESGANVFALDWFGRPAYLAQSPQFYKQLMVGVFERVYEVGPVFRAEPHDTARHLAQYTSLDAELGFVTDHRDVMAVLRDTLAGMLDAVGDRAGAALATLGVTAPEVPAGIPAVHFTEALKIAGAPADEPDLAPAHERALGEWARREHGSDFLFVTGYPMAKRPFYTHPDPARPAYSNGFDLLFRGVELVTGGQRLHRHADYLAALASRGEPVEPYAGYVDAFRHGMPPHGGFAIGLERFVARLTGAGNVREVTAFPRDLHRLTP
- the lipB gene encoding lipoyl(octanoyl) transferase LipB gives rise to the protein MTTTTSGLTAVRAGVLDYEAAWEEQRRLHESVVAGERGDTVLLLEHHSVYTAGKRTEPWDRPMDGTPVIDVDRGGKITWHGPGQLVGYPILRLPDPVDVVAYVRRTEQMLIDVCAEFGLTAGRVEGRSGVWVPEDDRGPARKVAAIGIRVARGVTLHGFSINCDCDLAHFDRIVPCGIRDAGVTSLTAELGRPVTVTDVLPVVERRLPTLLA
- a CDS encoding DUF4166 domain-containing protein, with protein sequence MTAVFRTALGADFDRLHPELRRRFDVDGDTHLGCVGTGVMDRVWRGAAFTLPFLHLGTLRHILFPETGVDIPFTIENYAYTDSYGRPTLTFVRTFQVAPDRRRRFDATMVWSERRAVLVDYLGTHQHLAVDLHPAVDAAGALTIRSGTYRARGGLRCPATVTGEVHLREWYDDRAGRFRIEVAVTNRRFGPLFGYTGSFTIRYLRPGRAPVPAAVRPLRENPRE
- a CDS encoding peroxiredoxin-like family protein; the encoded protein is MTRRFTPGRRIPATTLTAVAGGEIRLPDPDGLLHLQFRRFAGCPICNLHLRSVVRRHDEITAAGVREVVFFHSPADELLPYAEELPFPLVADPERRFYREFGVEAGPRSLLDPRAWRAILLGVVLDVVAVLRRRQRPPRLRQPAGRLGLPADLLVAADGRVLAARYGAHADDQWSVDELLAAVRDHRSEPAGADT